Proteins encoded in a region of the Apostichopus japonicus isolate 1M-3 chromosome 19, ASM3797524v1, whole genome shotgun sequence genome:
- the LOC139959520 gene encoding uncharacterized protein, protein MAQNKVASGDVMENIERFRTCPICKKELSDARRLPCAHRFCLKCLDRAVRGFQAKSQGQNFPCPKCQEEVPIPHRGAVDMKKDLWVSEMRSLAELRDKLASNTKSGTCGCCSNDEDLIAYCTDCDGFVCANCCNLHEKIALLKSHTNIFKLDNNMTGKKGKIDLTKLISIMAAPKCPDHRGMELELSCRTCDNCLICLKCALIGHADHEKEEISERVRTLRVELHKEGADLTSKRQKSLACRNHNEKNSEKISYMFENITSGIENKHKLGMTKCEEEEELLTSADVEGMEQIKSGRDMDLVSYEKKAEDGIEAVKREMMNRINAIKEDLDAKKKNRNDHAQRQLEVVEARMNAKKKGINERRQRLTEDKDKLLHVVSSCKKSVLNQLIGCNKTIDEVLIRLKYVSENVDAVQQVSSEWSFVETVSDLLFTMGNMSKTLDDIQVQSQSLNTPALSFDPNNDPYQIGHLMWTMNRKFKVIQGGRFGKNDWKVDDVSSVARGCMVIAGTTPTKESAVDFINRDTGQTTEAKDFLFEDSDPWCLCRANDNRMLACKGSNVEVLNASSGESLRKLSMKKIPRWRQDDRLVSVAYDGNMNEVMVCRQKSNEVFVFDRDLKYLRSFKMPGPSKGPFSMMVSGDMLLACTLLKEGYGIGVDLGTTNVITRFQPIQSSHKGMSICCDAEHLVYILWRRERDVWVVQYDTNGQPMIGLPVHARATLITVSRAKDGSEDLVVGTRDGRLAFYKLPLRKSTALKNHSTWFGGIEQDILDKYLSRRFHWQCTTHNYELKEALDVDLSRHVVVTPPITTPTPTASPAPSPRPTPRPTPPPSMDNSQQRNVSRDYTLLV, encoded by the exons ATGGCTCAAAACAAAGTTGCAAGCGGAGACGTGATGGAAAATATCGAGAGATTCCGTACCTGCCCAATCTGCAAAAAAGAATTGAGCGATGCTCGGAGACTTCCTTGTGCCCATCGTTTCTGCCTAAAGTGCCTCGACCGAGCTGTGCGAGGATTTCAGGCAAAGAGCCAAGGTCAAAATTTTCCATGCCCAAAATGTCAGGAAGAAGTCCCCATTCCGCATCGAGGTGCCGTAGATATGAAGAAAGATTTGTGGGTTTCTGAAATGCGCAGTCTTGCGGAACTGCGAGACAAGTTGGCATCGAATACGAAATCGGGCACTTGTGGCTGTTGCTCCAACGATGAAGATCTCATAGCTTACTGCACCGATTGCGATGGTTTCGTCTGTGCGAATTGTTGCAATTTACACGAAAAGATAGCTCTATTGAAATCACAtaccaacattttcaaactCGACAATAACATGACAGGAAAGAAAGGTAAAATTGACCTCACGAAACTCATTTCTATAATGGCCGCACCAAAGTGTCCCGATCATAGGGGCATGGAATTGGAATTAAGTTGTCGCACGTGTGATAACTGTTTGATATGCTTAAAATGTGCCTTAATAGGCCATGCTGATCACGAAAAAGAAGAGATTTCTGAGAGGGTGAGAACACTTCGTGTGGAATTGCATAAAGAGGGAGCTGACCTCACCTCCAAACGACAGAAATCACTGGCTTGCCGAAATCACAACGAAAAGAATAGCGAGAAGATCAGCTATATGTTTGAGAACATCACCAGCGGCATTGAGAATAAGCATAAATTAGGAATGACGAAATGCGAGGAAGAAGAGGAACTGTTGACGTCAGCCGACGTTGAAGGGATGGAACAAATCAAGAGTGGCCGAGATATGGATCTCGTCAGCTACGAGAAGAAGGCAGAGGATGGCATCGAAGCGGTGAAGAGAGAAATGATGAACAGGATTAATGCCATCAAAGAAGATCTAGATGCCAAGAAGAAAAATCGAAACGATCATGCCCAGCGTCAACTTGAAGTCGTCGAAGCAAGAATGAATGCCAAGAAGAAAGGCATCAACGAGAGACGCCAACGACTCACCGAAGACAAAGACAAGCTTTTGCATGTGGTTTCATCATGTAAAAAATCGGTGCTTAATCAGTTGATTGGTTGCAATAAAACCATCGACGAAGTCTTGATTCGGCTGAAGTATGTCAGCGAGAATGTCGATGCTGTCCAACAGGTATCGAGTGAATGGTCGTTTGTTGAGACAGTCTCTGACCTTTTATTCACGATGGGTAACATGAGCAAGACACTCGATGATATCCAGGTCCAATCGCAGTCACTTAACACACCTGCTTTGTCATTTGATCCAAACAACGACCCGTATCAAATTGGCCATCTCATGTGGACGATGAATCGGAAGTTCAAAGTCATTCAAGGCGGTCGCTTTGGCAAGAATGACTGGAAAGTCGACGATGTCTCTTCGGTTGCGAGAGGATGTATGGTGATTGCCGGGACAACCCCTACCAAGGAATCAGCGGTAGACTTCATCAACAGAGATACTGGCCAAACCACGGAAGCGAAGGATTTTCTTTTCGAAGATAGTGACCCTTGGTGCCTCTGCAGGGCAAATGATAATCGCATGTTGGCCTGTAAGGGTTCCAACGTGGAAGTCCTGAACGCCAGCAGTGGTGAGAGCTTACGGAAACTAAGTATGAAGAAAATACCACGATGGAGACAAGACGATAGGCTCGTTAGTGTCGCGTATGATGGAAATATGaatgaagtcatggtatgtcgACAAAAGTCGAACGAGGTCTTTGTCTTTGACCGGGACCTAAAATATTTGCGATCTTTCAAAATGCCAGGTCCTAGTAAAGGACCATTCTCAATGATGGTCAGTGGTGACATGTTGTTGGCATGTACCCTCCTCAAAGAAGGATATGGGATAGGTGTTGATTTGGGAACAACCAATGTCATAACACGATTCCAACCGATCCAAAGTAGCCACAAAGGTATGAGTATCTGTTGTGATGCCGAACATCTCGTCTACATTTTGTGGAGAAGGGAACGTGACGTTTGGGTAGTTCAGTATGATACCAACGGACAACCGATGATTGGGTTACCAGTACACGCTCGCGCCACTCTGATTACCGTATCAAGAGCCAAAGACGGTTCCGAAGACTTGGTGGTGGGAACACGTGATGGGCGTTTGGCGTTTTACAAACTG CCATTACGCAAGTCGACCGCTTTGAAAAATCATTCAACATGGTTTGGTGGAATCGAGCAAGATATTTTAGACAAGTATCTTTCTCGTCGCTTTCACTGGCAGTGTACCACGCATAATTACGAGTTGAAAGAAGCGCTTGATGTCGATCTCAGCCGCCATGTCGTTGTGACTCCCCCAATAACAACGCCAACCCCAACGGCATCGCCAGCGCCATCGCCAAGGCCAACTCCAAGGCCAACGCCACCACCGTCGATGGATAATAGTCAACAACGCAACGTTAGCCGCGATTATACGTTACTGGTGTAG